The stretch of DNA TTTCAACCTCTCTTAACCTTCAAACGATTTGCCCGTTCCACGTTTTATTTTACCTCAGAAGTGTAGTACTTTGCCATACATGCTTCTTTAATAAAGGGTCTCCCTGCCTCTTTCAATCGAGCAGCGTTGTATGTAAGCAATCGTGCAGCTTCCAGCTGGGTAGCaatctcagaaatctgatgctgcaTGCCCTGTATCAATAAGGGTGGAATGAATTTAAGTAGTTGAAGTGGAATTCAAAAAGTACTATTGTTAACTGAACCACTACACCCAAGCAtaattcaacattttgaaactagacaacgcacacaaaatgctggaggaactcagcaggccaggcagcatctatggaaaagagtatagtcaatgtttcgggctgagagccttcagcaggaatgggaatcaaaatcctgctgtgtgtgtttcttggatttccagtatctgcatattttctcattttttaaaaaccagATATTCATAAAATCAGTGACTTActctattcttttttttttacacctgATAATAGTGcattacaaacatgagaaaatctgaataaaaagatgggggagaagagaaagaggttagctggaaggtgataggtgaagccagattggTGAGAAAgaccaagggctggagaagaaaagatCCAATGGGAGAGAGGAGTGGACAATAGGGGAAAGGAAAGGTTAAGGGGACCCAGGTGAAGTAATAGGTAGGTGAGGTGAAAGGTCAGGGtgcggaatagaggaagggggtagGGGAAATTTGTTcatcggaaggagaaattgatatttgtaCCATCTGATTGGAGGGTATCCAgagagaatataaggtgttgctcttcctcCCCGAGGGCGGCACAAGAAGAGATCATGGATCGACACACtgaaatgggaattaaaatgtttggcactGGGAAGTCCAACTTGTGGCAGATGGTacggaggtgctcaatgaagcagttctCCAAGTTACAATGGGTCTTATcaacgtagaggaggccgcattgggagcaccaaaCAGAAcagaccccagcagattcacaggcgaaggactgtttggggtgcATTAATCAAACTGTTGCAAGATGTTTTAGTAGAATTGAATGGCCTGGATGTTATGGTATGCAGTGAAAGGTTCTTTACAGTTGTTGAAGTGGAACATGGAATTCAGTCATGGTTTCCACTGTGAATTTGGTACCCAAGTTAACAGGCTGAGCAATTGTGTAAGCATCTTGAAATTAGAAGAGATGAATTGTTAACCTCAGCAGGTGGAAGATAGAATATCTAATTCAATGTCAAAAGGTGTAGATGCTGGATATGCATCTTTTAATCAATTCTTGATGTGAATACTCAACCCAGTATTAACTGCACATCCCCAACTGCCCTTGAGATAATATTCGTGAGATACTTTGTTTAATTCCTGCATCTAGTTCCAAAGGTACCCTCCTCTAGAAACAAAGTATTTCCAAATAAACAACCTACATATAACCTTGGAGATCTTAAAATTTCAATTTCAGGCCCCAACCTTTTTAATTTTAACAAACACTCAACTCAAATCAATTCCTTTTATATTCCATAATCTGATCACTATCTAGTGCAATTATCAGTTCAAAACTAATTATTCTCATTTACAAAAGGTGGCAATCTCAAAAGTGGTCCTttataaagagcaaacacgaggaaaactgcagatgcctccagggctgagacccttctgacagcgcttctccctatagatgctgcctggcctgctgtgttctaccagcattttgtgtgtggtgttcttTATAAAGAGCAAGTAGTTTTCACATTTATATTCTTCAGTTTCAATGTAGTCAGCAGAGAATGTAGGAACAGCTTTCAGAAAGGAGCAGTGAAAGAACAAATTATTTTAAAGAAGGTAAAACAAGGAAACATGAAACCAAATTTGTTGACTGTACCTGGAAATCATATATTCTTTTACCAAATTGCACCCGCTGCTTTAAGTATGGGATGGTGTTATCAAAGCAACCCTGTGCCAACCCAAGCATCTGCAAACAACAGAATTAGAAACTAACATTAATGCTTAAAAGAACTAAAATTTAATACATTCATTTATTCAAAACATTCCTCTACACTACTGTTCAATAAAGAAACACTTAACAAATCTGTTTCTAGAAAAACAATGAAAATTGCTCATTTCTTCTGGGGTGAAAAGGCCAAAAGACCCCATCCAAGAATACCTAATGCTGTGAAAAGCCAGTACTGATCCTGCAAGTTCCCAACTACTCAGTCCATTTCCTAAATTGCTTTATTACTGTCACGTATGATGTACATTAAAAAATGTTCGGTATGCCATCCATACAGGTTATTTCATCACATTagtagtgcattgaggtagtacgagGGAAAGCAATAAAAGAATTaagaataaagtgttgcagttacagagaaagtcagtggatagacaataaggtgcaagaccatAACGAGATAGATTATGAGATCAAGGGTCTGTTTTAATGTACAAGGGGACAGTTCGATTGTCTTCTTATAAGATCAGGATATAAGCTgtacttgagcctggtggtaagtGGTTTCAAGCTttggtatcttctgcctgatggaagggaGGAGAAAAGAATTGAGGGTGGGTGGTGTCTTTATGTTGACTGCTTTACTAAGGCAGTGACAAACGTAGTCAAACTAACAGAACAATTTGCATAGTAGACTTCCTAGCCAGCATTTGCTGCTCAGCTACCTCAGTATTTTACCCAGTGATAGGATTACTTCCCATCAATGCCATCAGGTACTTAGAAAATATATTTGCAATTGAAAAGGTATTCATGCATTGATTTACAAACCTGTGCAGCAATCCCAATCCTGCCTTCATTCAGCATTCCAATTGCATATTTGTAGCCATGACCTAGTTGGCCTAAAATATTACTTTCTGGAACCTGCAACACAGGTAAATATAAAAGATTCAATTTAGAGGAGAAAGTAAGTTAAGGAATACAAAAATCATATTTATAATAATGAATTGGATTTTATGGCATTTCCCATGTAAGTTGCACTGATATGAGATAGGAAGTGTAGTTAGGTGACAGATAGGTAAAGAATGAGCCATGTGGATTGTGAAATTATACATCACAACAAGGGCACTATTAATTATTTTTCATAATATAGTATTGAAATGGATGAGGGACTTCTGACATTATGCTCAATGGGTAACCAAGTTATTGACCTTAGTACCCAAACCCAAATATACAAAGTGGATAACAAACAGCATTCATATTCCCAAAATGATAGgaatcactttttaaaaaaaacggtttttaacttttaaattcctttaatgAATCAAGAAAGATAGCATCCAAAATGTAGGGGGGTTATTCCATCTCCTAATTCAAGTACTGTTATTTGTTTTGATATTTTACACTCACAGTTTGGTGACTTGAGTACAGAGGTCTGTGTATAGCTTACAGTGTAATAATGCTGTGAAAGAATCTATAGTTGCTATATTGGCCTCATTATTCACCTCAGAGTAACAGCAAGCTTCTTCATCTTTCCCACTGAATTACCAAATTGTGCTGGTATAATGAGTATAAGACTGTGGTTGTTCATTATTCATTAATCCAAGTGGAGCTTCCGGCTGTTCCATTTTGTCCGGAAAGAAGCCAAATGCAGATAATGAAGAAAAGCAGAAACTGAAGAAGAGAAAAACTTAATGTCTGTCCTCCTCTGCACTTTATACTCAGTGGCAACTTGATTagctatctcctgtacctaaatAAGGTGGTCACTGAATGTACATTCATGGTCTACTGCTGCTATAGCCCAAGAACCTCAAGGCTCGACATGTAGTTATTCtgcccaccactgttgtaatgcatgattatttgagttactgttgccttcctgccaACTTGAACAAGTCTGgttattctcctctgatctctctcattaacaaagcattttgccTGAAGAAAAATGCAGCTCACTGAATAGTTTttgtttctctgtaaactctagagactattgagcgtgaaaatcccagtagatcagcagtttctaaggtaTTCAAACCTGGCACCAATCAATCCATGGTCAAcatcactcagatcacatttctttcccattctgatgtctggtctgaacaactgaatcacttgaccatgtctgcattcttttatacattgagttgctgcaacaGATTGGTGGATTaggtatttacattaacaagtaggtgtacgcaataaagtggccactaagtgtataccTTCATAGCTTCTCCAAACATTTTGTTTAAAAATAAGTTTGGCCTCAGTTAAGGTCTCGTAAATTCATTCAGGATACGGGGCAAATCTTTACATTCTGCTAATGCAGGGTATCCACAAAGACGACAGTAATCTCCCTTCAAACTAAGAAAAGTACTGAAAACAGTAATTAAATACTTGAACAAGTTACACAATTATGCTCGTCTCATTTACTGTAAAAAGGTAAAAACTGTTTTGGAAAAACAATCAAACACTGGCATTTTAGATTGTAGTTAGAGGTAGAATGGGGTGGGGTTGCTTTCATAGGAGGCAACGGAGATAATAAACGTACATTTGGGACAATGAGTTCCAGCAAACTTTGGTGATGAATTCTGAAACCCAaaggagaattttaaaataaatttcaagTGTAAGTGAATTTCAAATGTAATAAATTTCTTCTTACATTTCTAAGAACATTTCAATTATGAATTCAGCATAGCTCTTTGCAAACTAGCATTTTACTCACTAAACACTGAAATTAATTGTTGAAATGAGTACTTTGGTAAGTGTAAAGCTTCATATAAATCAATTATTGTCTCAGTGCTTCTCTTCAGCAATTAATTGAAGAATCTGCTCCAAATGTCAGTTACGGCATATGTGAAGGAACATGAGTAAATAATGTAACAGACCTCTGATCTCTACCAAATACCCCATTTTTCACACTTAAATTCTGGTCACCTTAAAACAGACAATGAAGTTAAGCAAGGGGTTGTATCATGGTCCAAGAACAGAAATCAAACCCAGAGTCTTAGAACATCAATCCCTGTTCGCCGTGAGTTTTGGGAATTATTACAATTATCTGAAGTTTCCTATTTTGAGAACTGGTCTTCAGGCACTATCCAGGTAAGCAACTGCCATCTAGGTAAGAGTTGTTACACATAATTTACAGATCtattatattacattaaagtacaaagtTCTTAAGAGCTATTTGCATTACAAGTCAAAATTTTTCAATACTCAAGTTCTCCAATAGCTCACTTGATAATGAGGAGAATTAAATTTTAAGACAAGTAATGATAGTGCCATATTTAATATGAAAATTCAATGAGGAAAGAATTGGCGAAACTACTCAATCCCATAAACTAAGTAGCCATTACTGCTGAAGTCAATGAATGCATTGATGTCAAAtgaacataccatttgcttttgtTATTTTTCAAATAGTTGCCAACAATAAGTAGGAAGGAATGGCCATTTAGTTAAGGTAGCAAGATAGGTGAATGGTAATCATAGAGCCATTTCTACACCAAAAGTCAATCCTTCAGTCAGAGAGAAATTTGTAAacaactcttatacctaatatTACTGTGACCATTAAATATGCATTTATAAAATATATACCTTGACATTGTCAAAATTGATGGCACAGGTAGATGATGCACGAATCCCAAGCTTATTTTCTTTCTTCCCTACTTGGAGACCTTCAGTATCTTTATCCACTATGAAGCACGTGATTCCTTTATATCCCTGTGAAAACAGGAACTTAATTTTATCCATCAATTTCCAGTATTTATTGACATTCAGATCTTACTAGCTTTCAATTGGTTTCTAATTCACTCCCACAGAACGGAGCTGAAATTTGCTAGGAAATCCCAGGTGCTTTCAGCCGATTTATCCCTCATCAGTACTGGCAAATTCAGGATTTCAAAGCAAATGTAAAAGTCCCAAACttaagggttaaactttaatgaTAATTTCCTAGCCCTTCCACCAAACAAACTGTAGAGAAGCCATCACAAAATTAATTGCTAATGGTGTGTGTCAACGTGATCATACCAGGCATCATACATCTAATGATTAGCTTCAAATTGATGTAGTAAAGAATCCAAACAtccaaagacaaaaaaaaaacaaatatgggTGAAAACCATAATGTCACAACTATGCGTATAAGAAAAgtcactactttcaaatttcagTAAAAGCACCAGGGAGATGAAGAATTGTAAGGCACTGCAATACTATGGCACCCCACACTGAATGTTCTCATATGAGCCATTGCTGTTGAAGTGAGAATAGTGAAATCTTTTTAGTGTTAAGCTTAGTGCTATGTTCAAACATGCAAACAAAATGAAGATGTCATTTTATATCATGCAAGAATATTACCAAATAAAATTGACTTGCAATTACTAACTTCTGCTGTCTAAATATCGCAGGTTGTATTAATTCATCTTTTGCACAATCTCAAGTTATCCTGTTCTAAAGCAGAAACTTTGAAATGATTTTGATAAAATTCTTCACTAAAATTTAGTTCTTGCTCATTAAGCTCTGAATGCAAGTTGAGTATGACTGAAGCTACTTGTAATTGCAACaatatttactttgatctttaaaTATTGCACTCGCCACCATAATGAAAAAGTATTTAAATATGTTAAAACAACTATAATAGATATAAACTTTATATTAATAAGGTGACAGATCAAGCAGCAAACTATGGGTCAGttactggttgcattacagcctagtatagaaacaccaaagtccttgaatggaaaatcctacaaaaagtagtggatatggcccagtccatcatgggtgaaaCCCTCgcaaccactgagcacacccaCGTGGAATGTtggcacaggaaagcagcatccatcatcaagggcccccaccacacagcacatgctcgcttctcactactgccatcaggaaggagatacaggagccttgggactcacaccaccaggatcaggaacagttactacccctcaatcatcaggctcttgaaccagaggagataacttcacttacctcatcactgaactgttcccacaacctatggactcactttcaagggctcttcatctctggttctttgtatttattgcttaattttattattttctttttacccccttactttttgtatttgcaatttgttttcttttgcacattggttgtttgtccatcttgttaggtgtggtctttgattgattctattgtgtttctcttACTTACTGTGAAGgcttgcaagaaaatgcatctcacagttgtaaatggtgacatttatgtactttgataataaattaactttgaacttttaactttgttACATCATAAACACTGCCAAGAATATGGTGAAGCAGGACAGCATTTAAAGCTTACAGAATAGTGAACTCAACAAATTAATTAAGAATGTGGTGTATGAAACAGGCTAATAACCACAAACAGAATGAGTACATTGAATCTACtaagtgttatgagtgatgaacagacctgatggacaatggggtacagagttaaccatttccCCTCCTGAGAACcatgaactattactgttgctatgctgaccatgagaaagagagacggaaaaacaagcaagaacatcggcgacagataagagagagagggaaattgctgattaaccgtattgtgactcctgttttttgaattatttactgtttcgctgcaagacaatagtttgctcataaacattcctcagtggactgaaggagtggccttatttgatggacacagtcattcaggagtgatggatagctgagtccctgttagtagggataaaaagacaggtctggagagacacccttcagacacaccagtggacactgattgagtgttggaacccacaagaaaggtgggggcttcgaagaccgaaccaggaggttggtcattaaggctatcagtgtaaaagcagggacggtggggacttgtgtgtgtgtccactcatgccagagtgatgagtccaccacagaagaacggtctagcagaaagacggagaggtcataactgaatgaccacaccgatacgacggattaaaaaagcaaaggaaggtttgcctgactgtagctgttacatctcgcttgctcgctctctctctctctctccaacaaaacaACTATAAAACAACTATAACTACAAACAACTACAACTAAAAACAACTATAAACAACTACAAACAACTACAAACAACTATAACTAAAAACAACTACAAAACAactataactacatcagcactcatgaactgaactgaactttatacttttctatgacaatttatttacccctagacatcgatagagcttgtttattattgattattattattcctacacttttaggtttattactgctaacttgttttatatgtatatttgcattattgatatggttttgcttatttttattaataaacacctttagtttggtaccaccagactccaacgaattcttctttctctgctggttagacacccagttacggggtatgtaacataaGAAAATACCAAAGAAGTACGAGACCTGAGAACTAAAGTGTGGGGGCGTGTGAGGGCATGCCTTATTTGCCGGTCAAAAGCCGCTTCCTTCATGCTGGGCATTGATTGGTTCATTTAAAGCCTGCAATGCTCTTTTCCCATTGATTGGCTTGTGCACCACGGTGCCCATTTTGGGGCTACAAGAGCAGCACATGCTAGAGGTCTGCTTTCTTTTGCTCCTGCCATCCATAGGGCCTGCTTCAGGCTGAAGTCGTGACCAGTGCTGAAGGTCCATTGAGAAAGAGCGTTGTAGATGTAAATGAGCCCCTTGCGTTGGTATAGTTAAGTATCCATTCATAGCAAGCTTAGTTCTTTGGTTTTATAATTCAGGGAGATTTAGCAGCACATCTGTTCAATTAAAGAGCAACTGAATGTACAATATAGTGGTCTTGGGTAGATTAGACAAATGCTTGTTTAGCTAGGTGCCTGGTTTATTGTTTCACTGttcatttctaaataaataattaaaataccCATTCTTAAATATGTGTCTTCCGTTTCACTCATTGGATCCTCGAGCCTGCCCTCAAACATTACAAACAGCGGCAGAATACAGATTAAGAAATAGGAAAGTGAAATATCCATAGGATTGTTGCATCGACACAGAAGGCATTTCTGGTAGAATAAGAGACAATTCTCACAAAGGTCTCAGACAAGAAAATTCTGATTGATAAGGAATAGCTCAATGCACAAAATAAGAAATGGGGCTATTAATGAAAAAATATTTTACCAAAGTAATGAAGGGCAATATAGCTAAACAGTTTGTTAATtagcaaagagaaaaaaatcttACAGAAGATGAGCATGAGAAGGAGGATTGACAGAGTAAGAGGGAGTACAAGCACACCAGGAAGAGAACCTCAAGGCAACAGGGACAAAGGAGACCACAACATGAACACCTTGGGGGAGATTAACTCTCCAGGGTTGAGGAAAAGGTTGTGATGAGTTTTGTCAAGAATAGTTTCTTTGTATTGGATGCAAATTACTTAATAAAAATGTTATGATTATTCTTCCGCTTTAAGCTGTCGCTAACTACTGGTTTGAGCGGCAACTTGCTAGTGCccaatgaaatttaaaaaaaactaaattctTTGTTATAGACACTTTAGCTAGTAAACAATTGCTACAAATAATGGCCTGTGGCTTCCCTGTCGGAGTTGAGCTGAATTGCGTGTATGATCGGGTGTTTTTGCAGTGTGACTGGCGTTGCACTGGGGCAGGATGGTTGCAGCATGTCCAGAATGGACTTGGAAGCAAGTCAATGTGGTGAAGCAGAGGTGAGGCGTGGAAAGATCcaaggtttgattgatttaagaGCCAAGCCAAATTGGAACAGTTGGGCACTGGCCTTTTTAAGCCCGGGGGTAAGGAGCATCCcgaggtttggacaatttaagctCTGGGCTAGACTGAAATGGTCGGGGTGTCAGGGTCAGAGATGAGAGACCGTCTCGCTGCTCCATGGGGTTTTGTCAACTCAGTGCTGAAATGAACCCTTCCGATTTGGCATCAGTGAACTTCTGaattggctgcagtgatgcctagCATTGTGAACTCCAGTTCAGAATGCTTTTTGCTTTActgtttgcacaacttattttattcttcttctctgcacatcagaatcagatttatcatcaatggcacgtgtcgtgaaatttgttaacttagcagcagcagctcaatgcaatacataatatagaagaaaaataataagtaaatcaatgacagtatacatatattgaatagattaaaaattgagcaaaaaaacagaaataatatatttaaaaaagtgaggtagtgttcacaggttcaatgttcatttaggaatccgatggcagaggggaagaagctcctctttcattttttaatgggttctatgtTTTATGACTGCCTACAAGTAGATgaaactcaaggttgtataaactattcatactttgataataaatgtactttgaactttgaaacaataTTACTGtacacatatttattcaaatgaaAATTCTAAACATTTGTATAGTTTCCTGAATCCTTCACAGTAAAAACATTAGATCTGATACTTACATCTGAGGGGTTTGCATTTGCCATAACTAGAAATACTCCAGCAAAATCAGCATTACTAATCCACATCTTGGAGCCATTGATAACGTAGTAATCTTTATGCTTCTCAGCATTAGTTTTCAAAGAGAATGCATCACTTCCAGAATCAACTTCTGAAAGACAGAAACTGCCAACCTAAAAATATTGAAAGTGGTTATTAAAGATTATATGTTTTATGGATAGTAACATTGCTACTACTGTAATcttaaataaataaccaatagcAGGCAAGACAAATGTCTCAAACACCCTCTATAACATGAGATCACTCAGGCACTTACTGAAACGAATCAAATTTGCAACCATATAATTTTCATGTCAGAGCACACGTGATGACACAATTGCCTGCAAGCTTAGTAGCTATCCTTGGCAGCATCTCA from Hemitrygon akajei chromosome 23, sHemAka1.3, whole genome shotgun sequence encodes:
- the acadsb gene encoding short/branched chain specific acyl-CoA dehydrogenase, mitochondrial isoform X2, with the translated sequence MDEQSHMDESVIAGLFEQGLMGIEIQEKYGGSESTFFSSILVIEELAKVDPSVAVLCDIQNTLINTLLMKCGTEEQKRKYLPRLAKDMVGSFCLSEVDSGSDAFSLKTNAEKHKDYYVINGSKMWISNADFAGVFLVMANANPSDGYKGITCFIVDKDTEGLQVGKKENKLGIRASSTCAINFDNVKVPESNILGQLGHGYKYAIGMLNEGRIGIAAQMLGLAQGCFDNTIPYLKQRVQFGKRIYDFQGMQHQISEIATQLEAARLLTYNAARLKEAGRPFIKEACMAKYYTSEIAAKTSAKCIEWMGGVGFTKDYPIEKYYRDCKIGSIYEGTSNIQLNTIAKLIDQEF